One genomic window of Meles meles chromosome 3, mMelMel3.1 paternal haplotype, whole genome shotgun sequence includes the following:
- the LOC123938994 gene encoding olfactory receptor 2M3-like, with the protein MEWANQTFISDFILLGIFNHSPTHIFLFFLVLGTFIVAFMGNTSMILLINLDTQLHTPMYFLLSQLSLMDLMLICTTVPKMAFNYLSGSKSISVAGCATQIFFYTSLLGCECFLLAVMAYDRYIAICHPLRYPSLMSTKICGLMTASSWILGSTDGVIDAVATFSFSYCGSREIAHFFCDFPSLLIISCNDTSTFEEVLFYCCIIMIVFPVAIIIASYTRVILAVIHMGSGEGRQKAFATCSSHLMVVGMYYGAALFMYMRPTSDHSPMVSVFYTILTPMLNPLIYSLRNKEVARAFMKVVGKGKSGQ; encoded by the coding sequence ATGGAATGGGCTAATCAGACTTTCATCTCTGATTTCATCCTTCTGGGAATCTTCAATCACAGTCCTActcacattttcctcttctttttggtCTTGGGCACCTTCATAGTGGCCTTCATGGGAAACACTTCTATGATTCTCCTCATCAACCTGGACACCCAGCTCCACACTCCCATGTACTTCCTCCTTAGCCAACTGTCCCTCATGGACCTCATGCTCATCTGCACGACTGTACCCAAGATGGCCTTCAACTACTTGTCTGGCAGCAAGTCCATTTCTGTGGCAGGTTGTGCCACACAAATTTTCTTCTATACATCACTACTTGGCTGTGAATGTTTCCTGTTGGCAGTCATGGCTTATGACCGCTATATTGCCATTTGCCACCCTCTAAGATATCCCAGTCTTATGAGTACCAAAATTTGTGGTCTTATGACTGCATCTTCCTGGATCCTGGGCTCTACCGATGGTGTAATTGATGCTGTAGCTACATTTTCCTTCTCCTATTGTGGGTCCCGGGAAATAGCCCACTTCTTCTGTGATTTTCCTTCCCTGCTAATCATCTCATGCAATGACACATCAACATTTGAAGAAGTTCTTTTCTACTGCTGTATAATAATGATTGTTTTCCCTGTAGCAATCATCATTGCTTCCTACACTCGTGTTATTCTGGCTGTCATTCACATGGGGTCTGGAGAGGGTCGCCAAAAAGCTTTTGCCACCTGTTCCTCTCACCTCATGGTGGTGGGAATGTACTATGGAGCAGCTTTATTCATGTACATGAGGCCCACTTCAGATCATTCCCCCATGGTGTCTGTCTTTTATACCATCCTTACTCCCATGCTGAATCCCCTCATCTATAGCCTCCGCAACAAGGAAGTGGCAAGAGCATTCATGAAGGTAGTGGGGAAGGGCAAGTCTGGACAATAA